In a single window of the Pseudomonas entomophila genome:
- a CDS encoding chemotaxis protein CheW encodes MNDLHPRETRPAVGKGALYLQFRIAEQRFALDVREVIEVLPRRALKPVAQAPSWVVGVLAHRGALIPVIDLSALSFGVAAPLRGSTRLVLVHYRADPLRPNLQLGLVLEQATDTLRCQPEEFQPYGLDNAEAPYLGPVRQDSQGLLQRIRVDDLLPPAVRELLYPAENGQVPA; translated from the coding sequence ATGAACGACCTGCACCCCCGTGAAACGCGCCCGGCCGTTGGCAAGGGCGCACTCTACCTGCAGTTTCGCATTGCCGAGCAACGCTTTGCCCTCGACGTGCGCGAGGTGATCGAGGTGTTGCCGCGACGTGCGCTCAAACCTGTCGCCCAGGCGCCGTCCTGGGTCGTCGGTGTGCTTGCCCACCGGGGCGCGCTGATTCCAGTGATCGACCTGTCGGCCCTGAGCTTCGGTGTCGCGGCGCCCTTGCGCGGCAGCACGCGCCTGGTGCTGGTGCATTACCGCGCCGACCCGTTGCGCCCCAACCTGCAACTGGGGCTGGTGCTGGAGCAGGCCACCGATACCCTGCGCTGCCAGCCCGAGGAGTTCCAGCCCTATGGCCTGGATAACGCCGAGGCTCCTTATCTGGGGCCGGTGCGTCAGGACAGCCAGGGTTTGTTGCAACGCATCCGCGTCGATGACCTGCTCCCGCCCGCTGTGCGGGAGCTGCTGTATCCCGCCGAGAACGGGCAGGTGCCAGCATGA
- a CDS encoding chemotaxis protein CheW, translating into MSGGYQMHLIARDDEVIDDCWNRIGVHGDKQCPLLERHVHCRNCDVYATAATRLLDRYALIEGEQVEASVVEEVAVGRSMLLFRLGEEWLALATACLAEIAPQQQVHSLPHQRSRVLQGVANVRGALVPCLSLADLLGVPPEATVERNGRVLPRMLILAADGGPVVVPVDEIDGIHRLDPARLETGRDTAHFTAAVLQWRGRSVRVLDEQHLLSAVKRSLS; encoded by the coding sequence ATGAGTGGCGGCTACCAGATGCACCTGATCGCTCGCGATGATGAAGTCATCGACGATTGCTGGAACCGCATCGGCGTGCACGGCGACAAGCAGTGCCCGTTGCTGGAGCGGCATGTTCATTGCCGCAATTGCGACGTGTATGCCACCGCGGCCACTCGCCTGCTGGATCGCTATGCGCTGATCGAGGGCGAGCAGGTCGAGGCGAGCGTCGTGGAGGAGGTCGCTGTCGGCCGTTCCATGCTGCTGTTCCGTCTGGGTGAGGAATGGCTGGCCCTGGCGACCGCGTGCCTGGCCGAGATCGCCCCGCAACAGCAGGTGCATTCGCTGCCGCACCAGCGTTCGCGGGTGCTGCAGGGTGTTGCCAACGTGCGCGGAGCACTGGTGCCTTGCCTGTCGCTGGCCGACCTGCTGGGCGTGCCGCCCGAGGCGACTGTCGAGCGCAATGGGCGGGTACTGCCGAGAATGCTGATTCTTGCGGCCGACGGTGGGCCGGTGGTGGTGCCGGTGGACGAGATCGACGGCATCCACCGACTTGATCCGGCCCGCCTGGAAACGGGCCGCGACACGGCGCACTTCACTGCCGCCGTCCTGCAATGGCGGGGGCGCAGCGTGCGTGTCCTGGACGAGCAACATCTACTGTCTGCCGTGAAGCGGAGCCTGTCATGA
- a CDS encoding methyl-accepting chemotaxis protein yields the protein MKNWTLRQRILASFAVIIAIMLLMIVAAYSRLVAIESSEEAVGSDSIPGVYYSSMIRSAWVDSYVTSQQLVGLSNHRELTTADIELFKSFNDRLKQHMASYQATIRDKDDQVAFDDFTKLEEAYVKIVDQVLETYRQKNYAEAQRLINEVLTPAWVDGRKHLNGVIERNREAADAATNDIVSAVATAKGSMIVSLLLAIIAAGICGLLLLRVITAPMQLIVHALDKLRSGDLSMRLNLDRKDEFGAIEGGFNEMAESLANLVAQAQRSSVQVTTSVTEIAATSKQQQATATETAATTTEIGATSREIAATSRDLVRTMTEVTSSADQASSLAGSGQQGLARMEETMHQVMGAADLVNAKLAILNEKASNINQVVVTIVKVADQTNLLSLNAAIEAEKAGEYGRGFAVVATEVRRLADQTAVATYDIEQMVREIQSAVSAGVMGMDKFSEEVRRGMFEVQQVGEQLGQIIHQVQALAPRVLMVNEGMQAQATGAEQINQALAQLSDASTQTVESLRQASFAIDELSQVATGLRGGVSRFKV from the coding sequence GTGAAGAACTGGACCTTGCGCCAACGGATCCTGGCAAGTTTCGCCGTGATCATCGCCATCATGCTGCTGATGATCGTGGCCGCCTACTCGCGGCTGGTGGCGATCGAGTCCAGCGAAGAGGCAGTGGGGTCCGACAGCATTCCCGGTGTCTATTACAGCTCGATGATCCGCAGTGCCTGGGTCGACAGTTATGTCACCAGCCAGCAGCTGGTGGGGTTGTCGAACCACCGGGAATTGACCACGGCGGACATCGAGTTGTTCAAGAGCTTTAACGACCGCCTCAAGCAACACATGGCCAGCTACCAGGCGACCATTCGCGACAAGGATGACCAGGTGGCCTTCGATGATTTCACCAAGCTTGAAGAGGCCTATGTGAAAATCGTCGACCAGGTGCTGGAGACCTACCGGCAGAAAAACTATGCCGAGGCCCAGCGCCTGATCAATGAGGTGCTCACGCCGGCCTGGGTGGACGGGCGCAAGCACCTGAACGGGGTCATCGAACGCAACCGCGAAGCGGCCGATGCCGCCACCAACGATATCGTCAGCGCCGTGGCCACCGCCAAGGGCAGCATGATCGTCTCGCTGCTGCTGGCAATCATCGCTGCCGGCATCTGTGGCCTGCTGCTGTTGCGTGTGATCACCGCGCCCATGCAGCTTATCGTCCATGCCTTGGACAAACTGCGCTCGGGCGACCTGAGCATGCGCCTGAACCTGGACCGCAAGGACGAATTCGGCGCCATCGAGGGGGGCTTCAACGAGATGGCCGAGTCACTGGCCAACCTGGTGGCCCAGGCCCAGCGCTCGTCGGTACAGGTGACCACCTCGGTCACCGAAATCGCCGCCACCTCCAAGCAGCAACAGGCCACGGCCACCGAAACCGCGGCCACCACCACCGAAATCGGCGCGACTTCGCGGGAGATCGCCGCCACCTCGCGCGACCTGGTGCGCACCATGACCGAGGTCACTTCATCGGCCGACCAGGCCTCGAGCCTCGCCGGCTCCGGCCAGCAAGGCCTGGCCCGCATGGAGGAGACCATGCACCAGGTGATGGGCGCCGCCGACCTGGTCAATGCCAAGCTGGCGATCCTCAACGAGAAGGCCAGCAACATCAACCAGGTGGTAGTGACCATCGTCAAGGTCGCCGACCAGACCAACCTGCTGTCGCTCAACGCCGCCATCGAGGCGGAAAAAGCCGGCGAATACGGGCGTGGTTTCGCCGTGGTGGCCACCGAGGTGCGCCGCCTCGCCGATCAGACCGCCGTTGCCACCTACGACATCGAACAGATGGTGCGCGAAATCCAGTCGGCGGTCTCGGCCGGGGTGATGGGCATGGACAAGTTCTCCGAGGAAGTGCGCCGTGGCATGTTCGAGGTACAGCAGGTAGGCGAGCAATTGGGCCAGATCATTCATCAGGTCCAGGCCTTGGCCCCGCGGGTGTTGATGGTCAACGAAGGCATGCAGGCCCAGGCCACGGGCGCCGAACAGATCAACCAGGCCCTGGCCCAGCTCAGCGACGCCAGCACCCAGACCGTCGAGTCGCTGCGCCAAGCCAGCTTTGCCATCGACGAACTGAGCCAGGTGGCCACCGGCCTGCGTGGCGGTGTGTCGCGCTTCAAAGTCTGA
- a CDS encoding tellurite resistance TerB family protein yields MNTRSLLDQLFKSGQELLGNQAGKGAPGKSGGNGLGSLLSGAGGGALAAGAMGLLLGSKKARKYGGKALTYGGLAALGVLAYKAYGNWQARQGSGNHEPQTLDRLPPAQVEQHSQAVLRALVAAAKSDGHIDERERALIEGEFTRLDSSQELQHWLHAELNKPLDPSEVARAAQTPEMAAEMYLASVMMVDQENFMERAYLDELARQLRLDPALRQELENQVRLAAGQ; encoded by the coding sequence ATGAATACCCGAAGCCTGCTCGACCAACTGTTCAAATCGGGTCAGGAACTGCTCGGCAACCAGGCTGGCAAGGGCGCGCCCGGAAAGTCTGGGGGCAATGGCCTGGGCAGCCTGCTTTCCGGCGCCGGTGGCGGTGCGCTGGCGGCGGGCGCCATGGGCTTGCTGCTGGGCAGCAAGAAGGCGCGCAAGTATGGCGGCAAGGCCCTCACCTACGGTGGCCTCGCCGCGCTGGGCGTGCTGGCCTACAAGGCCTACGGCAACTGGCAGGCGCGCCAGGGGTCAGGCAACCACGAGCCACAGACGCTGGACCGCCTGCCGCCGGCCCAGGTCGAGCAGCACAGTCAGGCGGTGCTGCGTGCATTGGTGGCGGCGGCCAAGTCCGACGGCCACATCGACGAGCGTGAGCGGGCGTTGATCGAGGGGGAGTTCACCCGCCTGGACAGTAGCCAGGAGCTCCAGCACTGGTTGCATGCCGAGCTGAACAAGCCATTGGACCCGTCCGAAGTGGCCCGTGCCGCGCAAACGCCGGAAATGGCTGCCGAGATGTACCTGGCCAGCGTGATGATGGTCGATCAGGAGAACTTCATGGAGCGCGCCTACCTCGATGAATTGGCGCGACAGCTGCGTCTTGATCCGGCGCTGCGCCAGGAACTGGAAAACCAGGTCAGGCTTGCCGCAGGTCAATGA
- a CDS encoding ABC transporter ATP-binding protein, producing MPPAVQFTQVSRTFGDVKAVDQVSIDIQDGEFFSMLGPSGSGKTTCLRLIAGFEQPSSGSIRIHGAEAAGLPPYQRDVNTVFQDYALFPHMNVRDNVAYGLKVKGVAKPERHARAEEALAMVALGGYGERKPAQLSGGQRQRVALARALVNRPRVLLLDEPLGALDLKLREQMQGELKKLQRQLGITFIFVTHDQTEALSMSDRVAVFNRGRIEQVDSPRNLYMQPATTFVAEFVGTSNVLRGELAQQLSGSPLPFSIRPEHIRLDGQVAAHEVQVSGELHDIQYQGSATRFEVRLDNGQVLAVSQANDQWLAHAPTWQTGQRVHARWPREAMTALQESVL from the coding sequence ATGCCCCCAGCCGTCCAGTTCACCCAGGTTTCCCGCACCTTCGGCGACGTCAAGGCCGTCGACCAGGTCAGCATCGATATCCAGGATGGCGAGTTCTTCTCCATGCTCGGCCCGTCCGGCTCGGGCAAGACCACCTGCCTGCGCCTGATCGCCGGCTTCGAACAGCCCAGCAGCGGCTCGATCCGCATCCATGGCGCCGAGGCCGCAGGCCTGCCGCCCTACCAGCGTGACGTCAACACGGTATTCCAGGACTACGCGCTGTTCCCGCACATGAACGTGCGCGACAACGTTGCCTACGGCCTGAAGGTCAAGGGTGTCGCCAAGCCCGAGCGCCACGCCCGCGCAGAAGAAGCCCTGGCCATGGTGGCATTAGGCGGCTACGGCGAACGCAAACCCGCGCAGCTTTCCGGCGGCCAGCGCCAGCGCGTCGCGCTGGCCCGGGCATTGGTCAACCGACCGCGGGTGTTGCTCCTCGACGAGCCGCTCGGTGCCCTTGACCTCAAGCTGCGCGAGCAGATGCAGGGCGAATTGAAGAAGCTGCAGCGCCAGTTGGGCATCACCTTCATTTTCGTCACCCACGACCAGACCGAAGCGCTGTCGATGTCCGATCGGGTCGCGGTGTTCAACCGTGGGCGCATCGAACAGGTCGACTCACCGCGCAACCTCTACATGCAGCCGGCGACCACGTTCGTCGCCGAGTTCGTCGGCACCTCCAATGTACTGCGCGGCGAGTTGGCCCAACAGCTCAGCGGCAGCCCCCTGCCGTTCTCCATCCGCCCCGAGCACATTCGTCTGGACGGCCAGGTCGCCGCTCACGAGGTGCAGGTCAGCGGCGAACTTCACGACATCCAGTACCAGGGCAGCGCCACTCGTTTCGAGGTGAGGCTGGACAACGGCCAGGTACTGGCCGTAAGTCAGGCCAATGACCAGTGGCTGGCCCATGCGCCGACCTGGCAAACCGGCCAGCGCGTACATGCCCGTTGGCCACGAGAGGCAATGACGGCATTGCAGGAAAGCGTCCTATGA
- a CDS encoding ABC transporter permease yields MNLASAHPARSPLRRLSNVLYRRPNLYLLMLLIPPLLWFGAIYLGSLLNLLWQGFYTFDDFTMAVTPDLTLANFAALFNPANFDIILRTLTMAVAVSLASAVLAFPIAYYMARYTTGRTKAFFYIAVMMPMWASYIVKTYAWTLLLAKGGVAQWFIQHLHLEGLLQLVLAVPGVGGSTLSTSHLGRFLVFVYIWLPFMILPIQAALERLPPSLLQASADLGARPRQTFQQVILPLSVPGIAAGSIFTFSLTLGDFIVPQLIGPPGYFIGSMVYAQQGAIGNMPMAAAFTLVPIVLIAVYLSIVKRLGAFDAL; encoded by the coding sequence ATGAACCTTGCCTCGGCGCACCCGGCACGTTCGCCCCTGCGACGCCTGAGCAACGTGCTCTACCGACGCCCCAACCTGTACCTGCTGATGCTGCTGATTCCACCATTGCTGTGGTTCGGCGCGATCTACCTCGGTTCGCTGCTGAACCTGTTGTGGCAGGGTTTCTATACCTTCGACGACTTCACCATGGCGGTGACGCCGGACCTGACCCTGGCCAACTTCGCCGCACTGTTCAACCCGGCGAACTTCGACATCATCCTGCGTACCCTGACCATGGCCGTGGCGGTGTCACTTGCCAGTGCCGTGCTGGCCTTCCCCATCGCTTACTACATGGCACGCTACACCACCGGCCGCACCAAGGCGTTTTTCTATATCGCGGTGATGATGCCGATGTGGGCCAGCTACATCGTCAAGACCTACGCCTGGACCCTGCTGCTGGCCAAAGGCGGCGTGGCCCAGTGGTTTATCCAGCACCTGCACCTGGAGGGGCTGCTGCAACTGGTGCTCGCTGTTCCCGGCGTGGGTGGCAGCACCCTGTCGACCTCGCACCTCGGGCGCTTCCTGGTGTTCGTGTACATCTGGCTGCCGTTCATGATCCTGCCGATCCAGGCCGCGCTGGAGCGCCTGCCGCCCTCGCTGCTGCAAGCCTCGGCCGACCTCGGTGCGAGGCCACGCCAAACCTTCCAGCAGGTGATCCTGCCGTTGTCGGTGCCGGGGATCGCCGCCGGATCGATCTTTACCTTTTCCCTGACCTTGGGTGACTTCATCGTGCCGCAGTTGATCGGCCCACCCGGCTACTTCATCGGCAGCATGGTCTACGCCCAGCAAGGTGCGATCGGCAACATGCCCATGGCTGCGGCCTTCACCCTGGTGCCGATCGTGCTGATTGCCGTGTACCTGTCCATCGTCAAACGCCTGGGGGCCTTCGATGCACTCTGA
- a CDS encoding CheR family methyltransferase, producing MSEQRFFRFLRERIGLDVESVGAPMIERALQQRCVTVQVADLDDYWLRLQQSAEEQQALIEAVIVPETWFFRYPESFGALVGLAHKRVAELAGTRPLRILSLPCSTGEEPYSIAMALLDGGVSPAAFRIDGMDISPNSVAKALQGDYGRNSFRGSDLAFRERHFSTFAELHRINERVRQQVNLQVGNVLDPALKSREGLYDFVFCRNLLIYFDVPTQQRVFEVLKHLTHGQGVLFIGPAEGSLLARLGMRPLGIAQSFAYVRQEPAPSAPASLPLPVARPLAPPPPRVVALSARTARPIPVPTPTLDPHESEAQLLGIIARHANTGDSEQARASCERYLRQYAPKAQVYYWLGLLSDTEGDATQAITHYRKALYLEPQHAETLAHLAALLASQGDEAGARRLQERAARAGRESER from the coding sequence ATGAGCGAGCAACGCTTCTTCCGCTTCCTGCGCGAGCGTATCGGCCTGGATGTGGAGTCGGTGGGTGCTCCGATGATTGAGCGTGCCTTGCAGCAGCGCTGTGTCACGGTGCAGGTGGCGGACCTGGACGACTATTGGCTGCGCCTGCAGCAATCGGCCGAGGAGCAGCAAGCGCTGATCGAGGCGGTCATCGTCCCGGAAACCTGGTTCTTCCGCTATCCCGAATCCTTCGGTGCCTTGGTCGGTCTGGCTCATAAGCGGGTGGCCGAACTGGCCGGGACGCGGCCTTTGCGCATCCTCAGCCTGCCGTGCTCGACCGGTGAAGAGCCCTACTCGATCGCCATGGCCTTGCTGGACGGCGGCGTCAGCCCGGCCGCATTTCGCATCGATGGCATGGACATCAGCCCCAACTCCGTGGCCAAGGCGCTGCAGGGGGACTATGGCCGCAACTCGTTCCGTGGCAGTGACCTGGCGTTCCGTGAGCGGCATTTCAGTACGTTCGCAGAGCTGCACCGTATCAATGAGCGCGTGCGCCAACAGGTCAACCTGCAGGTGGGCAACGTGCTGGACCCTGCACTCAAGAGCCGAGAAGGCCTGTACGACTTCGTGTTCTGCCGCAACCTGCTGATCTATTTCGATGTGCCGACCCAGCAGCGGGTGTTCGAAGTGCTCAAGCACCTCACCCATGGCCAGGGGGTGTTGTTCATTGGGCCCGCCGAGGGCAGCCTGCTGGCGCGCCTGGGCATGCGGCCGCTGGGTATCGCTCAGTCGTTCGCCTATGTCCGTCAGGAACCCGCGCCGAGCGCTCCTGCGAGCCTGCCGCTGCCGGTTGCGCGGCCATTGGCGCCGCCACCGCCGAGAGTGGTCGCACTATCGGCTCGCACCGCCAGGCCGATTCCTGTCCCCACGCCAACCCTCGACCCCCATGAGAGCGAGGCCCAACTGCTGGGCATCATTGCCCGCCATGCCAACACCGGTGACAGCGAGCAGGCCAGGGCCAGCTGTGAGCGCTATCTTCGCCAGTACGCGCCCAAGGCGCAGGTCTACTACTGGCTGGGCTTGCTCAGTGACACCGAGGGCGATGCCACGCAGGCCATCACCCATTACCGCAAGGCCCTCTACCTGGAACCCCAGCACGCGGAAACCCTGGCACACCTGGCCGCGCTGCTGGCTTCGCAGGGCGACGAGGCGGGCGCACGGCGCTTGCAGGAACGCGCGGCCCGGGCGGGAAGGGAGTCTGAACGATGA
- the ydcS gene encoding putative ABC transporter substrate-binding protein YdcS yields MSVNTTVLFGALVASAGLQAAQLPEKLGAGEGQLDIIAWPGYIERGESDKAYDWVTGFEKETGCKVSVKTAATSDEMVSLMTKGGYDLVTASGDASLRLIVGKRVQPINTALIPNWKNLDPRLHNGAWYVVKDQVYGTPYQWGPNVLLYNTNVFKQPPTSWSVVFEPQQLPDGKPNKGRVQAYDGPIYIADAALYLRSAKPELGIQNPYELTETQYKAVLDLLRQQQPLIHRYWHDATVQMSDVKNEGVVATSSWGYMVNGLQADKQPVASVVPKEGATGWADTTMLHSEAKHPNCAYKWMDWSLQPKVQGDVAAWFGSLPAVPAACTGSELLGAEGCKTNGFDNFDKIAFWKTPQAEGGKFVPYSRWTQDYIAIMGGR; encoded by the coding sequence ATGTCAGTGAACACGACTGTATTGTTCGGCGCGCTAGTGGCCAGTGCCGGCCTGCAGGCCGCCCAATTGCCAGAAAAGCTCGGCGCCGGCGAAGGGCAGCTGGATATCATCGCCTGGCCGGGCTATATCGAGCGGGGTGAAAGCGACAAGGCCTACGACTGGGTCACCGGCTTTGAGAAGGAAACCGGCTGCAAGGTCAGCGTAAAAACAGCCGCCACCTCCGACGAGATGGTCAGCCTGATGACCAAGGGCGGCTACGACCTGGTCACTGCCTCGGGCGACGCCTCGTTGCGGCTGATCGTTGGCAAGCGCGTGCAACCGATCAATACCGCGCTGATCCCCAACTGGAAGAACCTCGACCCACGCCTGCACAACGGTGCCTGGTACGTGGTCAAGGACCAGGTGTACGGGACCCCCTACCAGTGGGGCCCGAACGTGCTGCTGTACAACACCAACGTGTTCAAGCAACCACCCACCAGCTGGAGCGTGGTGTTCGAGCCACAGCAGTTGCCCGACGGCAAGCCGAACAAAGGCCGCGTGCAGGCCTACGACGGGCCGATCTACATCGCCGACGCGGCGCTCTACCTCAGGTCCGCCAAGCCCGAACTGGGCATCCAGAACCCGTACGAGCTGACCGAGACACAGTACAAGGCGGTGCTCGACCTGCTGCGCCAGCAACAACCACTGATCCATCGCTATTGGCACGATGCGACGGTGCAGATGAGCGACGTAAAGAACGAGGGCGTGGTCGCCACCAGCTCGTGGGGCTACATGGTCAACGGGCTGCAGGCTGACAAACAACCGGTGGCCTCGGTGGTGCCGAAGGAAGGCGCCACCGGCTGGGCCGACACTACCATGCTGCACAGCGAGGCCAAGCACCCCAACTGCGCCTACAAGTGGATGGACTGGTCACTGCAACCGAAGGTGCAGGGCGATGTAGCGGCTTGGTTCGGCTCGTTGCCGGCGGTGCCGGCGGCCTGTACTGGCAGCGAGCTGCTGGGGGCCGAGGGCTGCAAGACCAACGGCTTCGACAACTTCGACAAGATCGCCTTCTGGAAGACCCCGCAGGCCGAAGGGGGCAAGTTCGTGCCCTATAGCCGCTGGACCCAGGACTACATCGCGATCATGGGTGGCCGATAG
- a CDS encoding ABC transporter permease, with protein sequence MHSEKASTGLRLAAWGGLLFLHFPILIILLYAFNTEDAAFSFPPQGFTLKWFGVAFARPDVLEAIKLSLQVACLATLIALVLGTLASAALYRRRFFGKEGISLMLILPIALPGIITGIALLSAFKRLGIEPGLFTIVVGHATFCVVIVYNNVIARLRRTSQSLIEASMDLGADGWQTFRYVILPNLGSALLAGGMLAFALSFDEIIVTTFTAGHERTLPIWLLNQLSRPRDVPVTNVVAMLVMLVTMLPILGAYYLTRGGESVAGSGK encoded by the coding sequence ATGCACTCTGAAAAAGCCTCGACAGGCCTGCGTCTGGCGGCCTGGGGCGGGTTGCTGTTCCTGCACTTCCCGATCCTGATCATCCTGCTCTATGCCTTCAACACCGAGGACGCGGCCTTCAGCTTTCCGCCCCAGGGCTTCACCCTGAAGTGGTTCGGCGTGGCCTTCGCCCGACCCGACGTCCTGGAGGCGATCAAGTTGTCGCTGCAGGTGGCCTGCCTGGCCACGCTGATCGCCCTGGTGCTGGGCACCTTGGCCTCTGCGGCGCTGTACCGACGCCGCTTTTTCGGCAAGGAAGGCATCTCGCTGATGTTGATCCTGCCCATCGCCCTGCCCGGCATCATCACTGGCATCGCCCTGCTGTCGGCCTTCAAGCGCCTGGGCATCGAGCCTGGCCTGTTCACCATCGTGGTCGGGCATGCGACATTCTGCGTGGTGATCGTCTACAACAACGTCATCGCACGCCTGCGGCGCACTTCGCAGAGCCTGATCGAGGCGTCGATGGACCTGGGTGCCGACGGCTGGCAAACCTTCCGCTACGTCATCCTGCCCAACCTCGGTTCGGCGTTGCTGGCCGGCGGCATGCTGGCCTTCGCCCTCTCGTTCGACGAGATCATCGTCACCACCTTCACCGCCGGCCACGAACGCACCCTGCCCATCTGGCTGCTCAACCAGCTCAGCCGCCCGCGTGACGTGCCGGTGACCAACGTGGTCGCCATGCTGGTGATGCTGGTGACCATGCTGCCGATTCTCGGCGCCTATTACCTGACCCGCGGCGGTGAAAGCGTCGCGGGCAGCGGCAAATGA